The following are encoded together in the Juglans microcarpa x Juglans regia isolate MS1-56 chromosome 2D, Jm3101_v1.0, whole genome shotgun sequence genome:
- the LOC121250734 gene encoding basic leucine zipper 61-like has protein sequence MAQLPPKIPNMSLSWHEFPHQKVPSMGSLTPDLSTTNINTTRTTTSSSHNPSWVDEFLDFSAARRGSHRRSISDSITFLEAPTLEECRESGAPPEHGTTNNEFDRFDDEQFMSMFTEETSTALAPTVSSSNPSSPSDHNSINDEKEIHEQEPKQQQQLKNIESEEEESQCNSGIQTPPNAIASGSNDKITDPKRVKRILANRQSAQRSRVRKLQYISELERSVNSLQAEVSVLSPRVAFLDHQRLLLNVDNSALKQRIAALAQDKIFKDAHQEALKREIERLRQVYHQQNLKKMENVAPSSQPQSDAKPSIEKEHLLNV, from the exons ATGGCACAATTGCCTCCAAAAATCCCAAACATGTCATTAAGTTGGCATGAATTTCCACACCAAAAAGTGCCTTCAATGGGGAGTTTAACACCAGATCTCTCTACGACTAATATTAATACGACCCGCACCACCACCTCTTCCTCCCATAACCCTTCTTGGGTCGATGAGTTTCTTGACTTCTCGGCAGCTAGACGGGGTTCCCACCGAAGATCCATAAGCGACTCCATAACCTTCCTCGAGGCGCCAACCCTAGAGGAATGTCGTGAGTCGGGTGCTCCACCGGAGCATGGTACTACTAACAATGAATTTGATAGGTTTGATGATGAACAATTCATGTCCATGTTCACTGAAGAAACATCTACAGCCCTAGCCCCTACTGTGTCATCCTCGAACCCCTCCTCGCCGTCCGATCATAACAGCATTAACgatgaaaaagaaatacatgAACAAGAAccgaagcagcagcagcagctaaAGAATATTGAATCTGAGGAGGAAGAAAGCCAATGCAATTCAGGGATACAAACTCCCCCTAACGCCATTGCTAGCGGGTCCAATGATAAGATAACTGACCCCAAGAGGGTCAAGAG AATCCTAGCAAACAGACAATCTGCTCAAAGATCAAGGGTGAGGAAGCTACAATACATATCAGAGCTTGAACGTAGTGTCAACTCATTACAA GCCGAGGTTTCAGTGCTGTCACCACGGGTTGCTTTTTTAGACCATCAGCGTTTGCTTCTAAATGTTGATAACAGTGCACTTAAGCAAAGAATCGCCGCCCTTGCGCAAGATAAGATTTTCAAAGATG CTCATCAAGAAGCACTAAAGAGGGAAATTGAGAGACTGAGGCAAGTGTATCACCAGCAAAACCTCAAGAAGATGGAAAATGTTGCACCATCATCTCAACCTCAATCTGATGCCAAGCCTTCGATCGAGAAAGAGCACCTCCTCAATGTTTAA